The nucleotide window TTCGGAGGCGAGCTTCACGGCCATGACGCCGAAGCGCATGCCGAGAATGCGGTCGAGCGAGGTCGGGGCACCGCCGCGCTGGAGGTGGCCCAGCGTGCAGGAGCGGGTTTCCTTGCCGGTGAGTTCTTCGAGTCGTTTGGCAACGACCTGGCCGACTCCGCCGAGGCGGACTTCTCCACCGCAGTTCGCGTCGACGCTGACGATGTCACCTTGTGGCAGGCACGCGCCTTCCGCGACGACGACGAGCGTGCTGTGGTAGCCCTGCGCATCGCGGGCCTTGATGTGCTCCGCGACCTTTTCGTAGCTGAAAGGGATCTCCGGCAGGAGGACGACGCTGGCACCACCGGCAATGCCGCCCCATAGGGCGATCCAGCCGGCGTGGCGGCCCATCACTTCCAGCACCATCACGCGCTTGTGGCTGTCCGCGGTGGTCTGGAGGCGGTCGAGGCCATCGACCACGGAATTCACCGCGCTGTCGAAGCCGAAGGTCATCGCCGTGGCGTGGAGGTCGTTGTCGATCGTCTTCGGCACGCCGATGATCGGCCAGCCTTCACGATAGAGCTGGAGGCCGGTGGTCAGCGAGCCATCGCCACCCACGATGACGAGCGCGCTGATCTCGAGCTGTTCCATGGTGCGCTTCGCCTTGGCGACGATCTCGGGAGGCACTTCGGCGATATCGCCCTTGCCGACCTTGGCGGCGAAGTGGCCCTTGTTGGTGGTGCCGAGGATGGTGCCGCCCATCTTGAGGATGCCGACGGTGTCTTTGGGCTTCAGAATCGTGTAATCGCCGGGAGGAAGCAGGCCTTCGAAGCCGTCCCGGAATCCAATCACTTCCCAGCCAAGTTGATCGGCCGCGCCGACCACGCCGTGAATAACCGCGTTCAAGCCGGGACAATCCCCGCCGCTGTTCAGGATACCGATGCGCATGAGTGTGTTAGATTTCGGGTATGGAGCAATGTGTTCCCGGGCGACCCCGGATTTTTTCGTCAGAGCGGATCGTCCGCCTTGAGAAGTTCACGGCGGGGATCCTGGACCGGGGCGCCATTGGCGAGCCACTGGTCATAGATGCCCCAGCCCTGCTGGATGAGGGCGCGGGCGCGGTTGAACCGGTCCGGGTTGTTGAGCACCACGGCAATGACGCGGCGCGGGGTGACGCCCTTGCTGCCGTCCGGCTTCTTGCGGACAAGAGGATCGCGTTCCTGGCAGGCGGAGAGGCAGGGGCCGGCGGCATTGGTGGTGCCGGTCTTCACGCCCAGCATGCCGGGCTCGGTGATGAGTTCGTTGGTGTTCTTGACCGTGAAGGAGCGGTTGCCACCCTGACCGCTGACGGTGACACGGCGTTCCTTCTGGCGGACGATGTAGTTGAAGGCCGCGCGGCGCATCGCGTAGATCGAGAGGCGGGTGATGTCCGCGGCGGTGGAGGTGCCGACGGCCTGCCCCTGAAGTTCAAGACCGTGGGGATTGGTGAAGCGGGTATTGGCGGCCCCGATGGCACGGGAGAGGCGGTTCATTTCACCCACGAAGGCACCCACGGGATCGCCACCGCTGCCACGGCGGGAGAGGATGTCCCGGCCGATGTGGTCCGCCACCGTCTGGGCGGCGAGATTGTCCGAGCCGAGCAGGGCGGAGGTGAGGGCATCGCGCAGGCTGATACGGTCGCCGGGGACGAGGCGCATGGGGTTCGGACCGCCGATCATGGCCACGGAATCCGGTACGGTGACCATGATGGTGGCGATGTCGGATTGATTGGCATTCGCCCAGTCGATGGCGACGGCACCGGTGGCGATCTTGGTGAGGCTAGCGACCGGGCGCTTGGTGGAGGCGTTCGCGGCGACGAGTACCTTGCCGGACCATGCTTCCACAACCATCACGCTCTCAGGCGCTTGAGCGGAGGAGAGGGCTGGGGCCGAGGCCATCAGAACGGGGATCAGGCGGAAAAGGATACGCGTGAGCATGGCTGTCCGGCGCGAAATCTATCGACCGCCGCCCGCGACTCAACCCCAAACGCCGGGGATTGCAGGAGGGACGACAGGTGGGGGCAGGTTTTCCGAAAGGTGCCGCATTTTGTGTGCCAAAGGGGGGAGGCGGAACGGGGAGGGAGCGGGGAAGTGGTCGTTGGAGCGCGGACTCCAGCCAAGGGGCTGTTTCGATTCAGGGACGCATGGCGGTTAATGCCTTGCCAATTGTGCTTGAAGCCTTAGTTTCCTGCGGCAGCAGGACTTTTCCCACGATTCCGGATGCCCGAACCCGGCCCTATGACCCTAGCCATGGCCGCCCCGAGTGGAGCGCCCGCCGGTCGCCGCATCGCTGGATCCGGGAACGTTCTGCCTCACGGGCGGCGGCGCAAGCCGGCCGACACGGATTCCCCAGGCACCGCCACGCTCTCCGGACGCGGTCCCTTCCCGGCACCAAAAAGCCGGTCGATCCCTGTCATGCCGGTCCGCACGCTGGACCCTCCATCACCGCCGGGCTTCACCCGCCCGCCGCGCCGGTCCGCCCGCAACCAAGACCCCGCGACAACACCATGTCCAACGTAACACAAGACTCCCCGAATCCGGGACGCAAGCGTCGCCGCCGCAACCGCGGTGGGCAGAACCGCAACAACAACGAAAATCGTGACAACCGTGAGAACCGCCAGGGCGGACACGGTCACGGCCAAGGAGGCGGCCAGCGCCGCGAAGGTGGACGCCGTGAAGGCGGCCCGCGCCGCGAAGGCGGTGGCAACCGTGAGGGAGGCGGCGGTGGCAACCGCGGCTTCCGCGAGCGCCGCCCCATGCCGCAACCGGCGAAACTGACCTGGTGGCAGAAGTTCCTCAAGATCTTCGGCCTCTACAAGGAACCCGTCCGCCCGACCCGCCAGGACCGTATCCAGGAACGCGAGAAGGACGCTCCCGCAAAGAGCGACCGCCCCGCGCAGCCGGTGAAGTCCAACATCCGCATCGCCCGCCCGCAGGAGCGCAAGGAACAAGGCCCGGTGGAATCCCCGCGCCTCTACCTCGGCAACCTGTCCTACGAGGTGACCGAGAGCGACCTGACCGACCTTTTCAAGGGCATCGGCGGCGTCCGCAACGTCGAGGTCGTCTACAACCGCAACACCCACCGCTCGAAGGGCTACGGCTTCGTGGAAATGCTCCACGTGGACGACGCCAAGCGCGCGATCGAGGTGCTCAACGACCAGTTCTTCATGGGCCGCAAGCTCAGCGTCTCCAGCGCCAAGTCGAAGGGTCAGGATGAGCGCGAGGACAAGGAAGAGCGTGAGGAACGCCAGGAGCGCCGCCCGCGTAACAATCCAGCTCCCGCCCAGTCCGCCGCTGCCGTCGCCGTTCCGGTGGCTGCTGCTGCTGTCGCCGCCGTGGCCGTGGAAGCCGCTGCGGAAGCTCCGGCTCCTGTCGCCGCAGTGGAAGAAGCTGCTGCTCCGGTGGTGGCTGAGGCCGCTTCGGCTCCTGTGGTGGAAGAAGCCGCCCCGGTGATCGCCGCTGTGGTTGAAGAAGCTCCGGCTGCTGTGGAAGTGGCGGAAGCCGCTCCGGTGGAAGCCGCCGCCGAAGGCGAGCAGAAGTCCGAGCAGGCCTGATCCAACGATCCATCAGGATTTTCCCAAGCCCCCGCCCGGTTCGTCTGCGGCGGGGGTTTTGTTTTATTTAAGAAGTGATCAGTCATCAGTGAGCATTGATCAGAGAAGAAAAGGGGTGGGGAAATGGTTCTTCAGCCCCGGAGGGGCGGCGTACGGTAGCCGGTGGCGCAAGGCACCGGTAAGGCGTGATGGAAGGATTGAGTCCCGGAGGGACGACGCAAGCGGAGGCCGATGGATGGCGAATGAATGGTCGGCGGTCAGACCGACGGATCTTTGGATCGTCTGGTCCGGCGTGAGAGCGCAGGCAGCGTCGTCCCTCCGGGACTTCGATATAGGTGCGGCTGTTCCGTTCCGGTGGCTTGCGCCACCGGCTACCCTTCATCGTCCCTCCGGGACTCAGAGGTAATCGTCTGGGACGGTGTCGTTGGGAGCGGACGGTTCCATCCGACCCTGACATCCCGCGGGATATCCCTACTTCCATCCTTTTTCTTTGAATCCGATCCAGTTCGCAGGGCACGGTTCGTGCGCCTTTGAATCCCGAAACCCCAACTCCGATCTACGTCTGCGGTCCCACTGCTTCCGGGAAGACCGCGCTCGCGCTGGAGCTGGCGGCACGGCATGACGGCGAGATCGTGAATGCGGATGCCTTCCAGCTCTATCGAGGGCTGGAGATCCTGTCGGCCGCGCCCTCGGCGGAGGAGCGGGCGATCGTGCCGCACCATCTTTTCAGCGTGCTCGATCCGGCCACACCGAATGATGCGCAGTCGTACGTGGAGCTGGCCGCGCCGGTGATCGCGGAGATTGCAGCGCGCGGCCGGACACCGATCGTGACGGGCGGGTCCGGGCTTTATCTGAAATTCCTCACGCATGGAGCCTCGCCCCTGCCGGCGGGGGATGCGGCGCTGCGGGCGGAACTGGATGCGCTGCCGCTGGAGGAGCTGGCGGCGCGGTTGCAGGCGCTGGACCCGGTGGAGGCGGCGCGGACGAACCTGCTGAACCGCCGCTATGTGGGCCGGGCTTTGGAGATCTGTTTGCTGACAGGGAGGAGGGCATCCGGGTTGCGTGACCAGTGGGAGGGCGCGACGGCGGAGCGCACGGCGGGTTTGCGCGGCTACGTGATCCATCGTAGCAGGCCGGACCTTCACGCGCGGATCGCGGGGCGGACGCGGGCGATGCTTGATGGCGGAGCGCTGGAGGAGGTGGCGGCGCTGGAAGATGTTTCGGCGACGTTTGAAAAGGCGATCGGCTTCCGCGAGGTGCGGGCACTGTTGCGCGGGGAGATCGACCGCGCGACATGCGAGGAACTGGTGAATGCGGCGACGCGGCAGTATGCGAAACGGCAGGAGACGTGGTTCAGGCGTGAGACGTGGCTGGAGCCGTGGGCGGTGCCTCCATCGTAGCCGCGTTCGTGCGAACGCGGCTGCGATGCGTTTGTTACGATGAATGCCGCAGGTGGACGTTCAGCGCAGGGTGCTCTTGCCGCTGACGGGGGCGGCTTCCGCCTGAAGGAGGTCGAGGATGATGATCTCGTTTTTTCCGGCCTTCAGCCACGGGGCGGGGCAGTAGAGGCGTTTCTGCGGTCCGATCTCCCAGAAGCGGCCGAGGTTGTGGCCGTTGACCCAGACGACGCCCTTCTTGTAGGCGGAGAGGTCGATGAAGGTGTCCGCGGCTTTTTCCAAGGTGAAGCCGCCTTTGAAGAACACGCCCTTGTCATCGGCGCCGGGTTTGCCGGGCTTGAGCTTGGCGATGTCGGCATCGGCGAGCGGGATGGCGCGGGCGTGCCAGCCCGTGAGAGCGGCAGCGCCGAGCTTCACGGGGCCGAGGAGGCCCTTGCGGTCGTCCGACATGCGGCGGCCGAAGTTGATGTGGCCCATGGCTTCGGCGAGGATGGTGAGCATCGGTTTTTCCGTGCCGGTGGTGGCGGGGAGGTCGATGGTGGTCTCGGCGAGATTGCGGTCGAGCTTGCCGATGAATTTTCCATCGAGGTAGACGAGGCCGTAGTCGCGGACGCCGGTGGTGCCGAAGTCGAGCTTGCCGCCCCGGTTGTCCGGCAGGGTGGTGGTGTAGAGCATGAGGCCCTGGTGATACTGGCCGAGCTCCTCGAAAGACTTTGGCTGATCGAGCGGGACGGGCTTGCCGGGCATGTTGTCCCGCAGCAGGGCGAAGGGCTCGGTCTTGAACTCCGGAACCTCGATGGCGGGGATGGGCTCGGGGACGGGCGGGAGCTTCAGATCCGGAAGGGCGGCGGCGATGGTGCTACGGATTCCATCGTACTTCGCGGTGGGGCGCCCTTGCTCGGTGAGGATGGCATCGTAGTCGTAGCTGGTGATGTCCGCCTGATACTTGCCCTTGCCGCCGTCATTGGCGCCGGCGGTGAAGCCGAAGTTGGTGCCGCCGTGGAAGACGTAGAAGTTGAAGGACTTCTTGTTATCCATGTACCACTTCATGTCCTTGATCACGCCGTCCACGCCGACGTTCTGCCACTTCTCGCCCCAGTGGGTGAGCCAGCCGGGGTAGGTCTCGCTGCTGAAAACAGGGACGCCGGGGTTGTGTTTTTTCGCGATGTCCCAGTGCTTGTCCTCGGTGCCGGAGTCGAGGCCGACGGCGCAGCCGGGGAGCGTGCCGTTTTTCATCATCTTGTCCGTGGGGCCGTCCGCGGTGTAGAAGGGGACGTCGATGCCGTTTTTCTTCCACTGGTCGTGGAGGAACTCGAGGTATTTACGGTCCTCGCCGTAGCTGCCGAATTCGTTCTCCACTTGCACCATGACGATGGGGCCGCCGTTGGTGACGAGGTAGGGCTTCACCACGGGCACGAGGTGCTCGATGTAGCGCTGGACGGCCTTGAGGTAGTTCTCATCCGCGGAGGAGCGGAGCTGCACCTTCGGATCGCGCATGAGATAGGCGGGGATGCCGCCCAGGTCCCACTCGCCGCAGACGTACGGGCCGGGACGCAGCAGCACCCAGAGGCCTTCCTCCTGGGCGAGCTTGATGAAGGCGGCGATGTCGCGCTCGCCGGTTTTGAAATCGAACTTGCCTTCTTCTTCCTCGAACTGGTTCCAGAAGAGGTAGATGGCCACGGTGTTCATGCCGGAGGCCTTCACCATCCGGAGGCGGTGACGCCAGTATTCCCGGGGGATGCGGCCGGGGTGGAGCTCGCCGCTGCGGATCTGGACCGGCTGGCCATCGAGCAGGAAATCCTCCGTGCCGAGGGCGAAGGTGTGTTTCCCTGGGACGGGGGACGGCTCCGCGGCATGGAGCGCGCCGGAGAGGAGGAGGCCGGTCATCAGGCTGGAAGTGAGAAGACGGGATGAGACAAACATACGCCACCAGTCGAAATGCCCGGAGTGGCGGCGGCAAGCGGGAAAGCGGAGGGAGAAGAACCGACCGGTTTTGGGGGATGTTTCCGGGAGTGGCCGGAGTCGTGAGACTTGCCTCTGGCCATGCCAGTGAGCGGCTTCGCCGGGGCTGGATTCAGTCGCTTCCGCTCCTGCCGCATTCAGGCTGGGTGGATCCACTCCTATTCGGGACGTCGCTTTGGATTGGTCGGGGACGGACTGGATGTGAGGGAGACTCCGCGGCCCTACCCAGCCTGAAGTCCCACGACTTCAGCTACGTGGCAGAGAACTACTAAAAAGATAGTAGATTCCGCAGCTCCGGAAAATGCGCGGCGGTGAAGGCGGTGGTGCCAATGAGTGCGACCACCCCCAGCGACCGGCGCGGGGCGGGGAAATAGAAGGCGATGGCGGCGAGGCGCGCGGCGAATCGTGCCCACGCCAGCCAGAGCGGCGTGTCCGCCTCATGCGGCGGGCGGATGGTGACCCGGCTCCAGCCCTGGCGGACGACGGTTTCCCTGACCGTTTCCGCGAGATGGACGAGATCGAAGGTGCCCACCAGCGCCAGCACGATGAGCGCCGGGGCCAGCAACCGCAGCGCGGCAGCGGTTTCGATGCGGCGGCAGAGGCGCAGCAGGCAGACGAGAACGATCAGCCAGAGGACGCCATCGGTGAGGAAATGCAGCAGGACGGAGAGGTGGGAAAGCATGGGTACGGGCGGAATCTAGCGGGTGCAAGGGGGAGAAGGGACTGTGGATTTCGCAGATGACGCTGATTTTTTGAGATGTTCCCGGTCACGGAGATCCCGCGTCCGGCGGTGTAAAGGCCTCCCGGGATCAAAATCGGCCACGAAGTCGATGTGTAAAATATTTCTAACCGACTTGCTATACGGTATGTATGATGATTTGGTTTCCCGTGGCACTGGTCCCCACCGGACACCCATCCGATTCCAGTGCCGCGATTGTGTCTTGTTGGATTTCTGCTGTCCCATCCCATGAAACCTTCCAGTCATTTGCGTGCCTGGCTGTGCGGCTTGGTCGTCCTTTCGGGCGCGGGCCTGGCGGTCTGGCATTTCACCGGTGAGGCGGACGTTTCCGCTCCGGCGGCGTCCGATGCGGCTCCGGCCTCCCGAATCGTCCGGTCCGCCGGGGAATCCGCGATGCCACCTCCGGGCGAAGCTCCGGCCCGGCCGGCGCACGAACGGGGTCGTGATCATGATCATGGCGGGGATGAAGTGGCGGTTGTGGATGTGGATTGGCGCAAGGGGCCGTTATGGGACGCGCAGGGACCGCGCATGGCTCTGGTCACCGAGCGTACGGTTTCCGCCGCGGCGGTGACGGGCATCAACGGCGTGGCGAAGTGGCAGCCGGGACAGCGGGTGATGCTGGATCTCGGCAACGGCGTGGCTCCGGTTTCCGGCGAGGTGACGATGAACTTGCTCCGCGAGGACGGTATCCGCGCGGTGCGCCTCGATCTGGGCACGGACGCGGAGAGCGGCGAATCAACCGGTGAATTTTTCGGCAGTGTGGACCGCGATGGCGCGTTCACGGGGCACATCCGCTATCGCGGGGACGCGGGCGTTTACCGCCTGAGCGCCGCGGCGGGCGCGGCGGATCTGTTGGTGCGGCGCATGCCGCTGGCGGATCTGCTGTGCAGCTACGATGTGCATCGTAGCGATGGCATGCTCACGCCGGAGGAAGCGCTGGTTCCTGCGGCCGCGGTGCCTCCCACGCAGATCACCACGCCGATCGTGACCGCAGGACAGGCGGTGATTTCCGTGGGTGATGTGGCGATGGCGGAAGGCCAGACGAAGGGGAACGTGATGCAGTTCCCGGTGGTGTGCGGTGTGGCCTCCGGATCCGGCAAGACCGCCGTCACGGTGCAGTGGACGCTGGTGGGCCAGACGGCCACGGCTGGATCGGACTACAAGGCGGCGAGCGGCAAGCTGACG belongs to Luteolibacter ambystomatis and includes:
- a CDS encoding RNA recognition motif domain-containing protein, coding for MSNVTQDSPNPGRKRRRRNRGGQNRNNNENRDNRENRQGGHGHGQGGGQRREGGRREGGPRREGGGNREGGGGGNRGFRERRPMPQPAKLTWWQKFLKIFGLYKEPVRPTRQDRIQEREKDAPAKSDRPAQPVKSNIRIARPQERKEQGPVESPRLYLGNLSYEVTESDLTDLFKGIGGVRNVEVVYNRNTHRSKGYGFVEMLHVDDAKRAIEVLNDQFFMGRKLSVSSAKSKGQDEREDKEEREERQERRPRNNPAPAQSAAAVAVPVAAAAVAAVAVEAAAEAPAPVAAVEEAAAPVVAEAASAPVVEEAAPVIAAVVEEAPAAVEVAEAAPVEAAAEGEQKSEQA
- the miaA gene encoding tRNA (adenosine(37)-N6)-dimethylallyltransferase MiaA; this encodes MNPETPTPIYVCGPTASGKTALALELAARHDGEIVNADAFQLYRGLEILSAAPSAEERAIVPHHLFSVLDPATPNDAQSYVELAAPVIAEIAARGRTPIVTGGSGLYLKFLTHGASPLPAGDAALRAELDALPLEELAARLQALDPVEAARTNLLNRRYVGRALEICLLTGRRASGLRDQWEGATAERTAGLRGYVIHRSRPDLHARIAGRTRAMLDGGALEEVAALEDVSATFEKAIGFREVRALLRGEIDRATCEELVNAATRQYAKRQETWFRRETWLEPWAVPPS
- a CDS encoding glycoside hydrolase family 35 protein; the protein is MFVSSRLLTSSLMTGLLLSGALHAAEPSPVPGKHTFALGTEDFLLDGQPVQIRSGELHPGRIPREYWRHRLRMVKASGMNTVAIYLFWNQFEEEEGKFDFKTGERDIAAFIKLAQEEGLWVLLRPGPYVCGEWDLGGIPAYLMRDPKVQLRSSADENYLKAVQRYIEHLVPVVKPYLVTNGGPIVMVQVENEFGSYGEDRKYLEFLHDQWKKNGIDVPFYTADGPTDKMMKNGTLPGCAVGLDSGTEDKHWDIAKKHNPGVPVFSSETYPGWLTHWGEKWQNVGVDGVIKDMKWYMDNKKSFNFYVFHGGTNFGFTAGANDGGKGKYQADITSYDYDAILTEQGRPTAKYDGIRSTIAAALPDLKLPPVPEPIPAIEVPEFKTEPFALLRDNMPGKPVPLDQPKSFEELGQYHQGLMLYTTTLPDNRGGKLDFGTTGVRDYGLVYLDGKFIGKLDRNLAETTIDLPATTGTEKPMLTILAEAMGHINFGRRMSDDRKGLLGPVKLGAAALTGWHARAIPLADADIAKLKPGKPGADDKGVFFKGGFTLEKAADTFIDLSAYKKGVVWVNGHNLGRFWEIGPQKRLYCPAPWLKAGKNEIIILDLLQAEAAPVSGKSTLR
- a CDS encoding D-alanyl-D-alanine carboxypeptidase family protein yields the protein MLTRILFRLIPVLMASAPALSSAQAPESVMVVEAWSGKVLVAANASTKRPVASLTKIATGAVAIDWANANQSDIATIMVTVPDSVAMIGGPNPMRLVPGDRISLRDALTSALLGSDNLAAQTVADHIGRDILSRRGSGGDPVGAFVGEMNRLSRAIGAANTRFTNPHGLELQGQAVGTSTAADITRLSIYAMRRAAFNYIVRQKERRVTVSGQGGNRSFTVKNTNELITEPGMLGVKTGTTNAAGPCLSACQERDPLVRKKPDGSKGVTPRRVIAVVLNNPDRFNRARALIQQGWGIYDQWLANGAPVQDPRRELLKADDPL
- a CDS encoding 6-phosphofructokinase translates to MRIGILNSGGDCPGLNAVIHGVVGAADQLGWEVIGFRDGFEGLLPPGDYTILKPKDTVGILKMGGTILGTTNKGHFAAKVGKGDIAEVPPEIVAKAKRTMEQLEISALVIVGGDGSLTTGLQLYREGWPIIGVPKTIDNDLHATAMTFGFDSAVNSVVDGLDRLQTTADSHKRVMVLEVMGRHAGWIALWGGIAGGASVVLLPEIPFSYEKVAEHIKARDAQGYHSTLVVVAEGACLPQGDIVSVDANCGGEVRLGGVGQVVAKRLEELTGKETRSCTLGHLQRGGAPTSLDRILGMRFGVMAVKLASEGDFGRMVSYQSYHVGSVPIQEAVNKLRLVEPDSELVQAARAVGICLGE